TTATCAAAGGTCACTACGCCTCGTGATCGAAACTTGCACAAAAGGGCCAATGATATGGTTAATAATAGAATGGCAACCATAAAGCGCTATTTGGACATCAAAAAGTGAGTATTTGACTTGAATTACAGATGTGCATTTACTTGCAATTTTATTGACAATGAATATTGTCAACAGACTCTTTGAACACGGTGAGACTGAAGCAGCAGTGTCTCAAGCTCGCCAACTGATAGAGTCGCAGGGAAGCGATTTAGAACAATCTGTACGACGTGGTGACTTGTTTGCGACATTGACACAGCATTACGCGAACATAGGAGAGACTGAAAAGGCGCGTGGAACAATCGAAGAGTTAAAACGGCTCGTACCCGGAATAAATTTGAGTTATTACTACAACGTAAATTTATTGGAGGCCTTAGGATATAAGATTAACATTCAAAGGCAGGACAGTTCTGACAAAGACGATGGTATAGAAGAATTACTAggcgaataatattttccattcaattaTCGGGAGTTTCATAAATGAAAGAAGTTACTGCTCGAACAAATGTGTAAGTGAATTTTGTCAATTCGATTAAACTAATCCGTCCAATGAAAACTACGTGAAAATATCAGTAAAGCGTAGTAATAGAAACATTAGTGCATTAGATCTTATATTTACGCGAAATTCCGTTCGCGTATTCAATCCGTCCATTTGGTGTTTGTTTTCACCCAGCGTTCGGTGTTATTTTTTAAGAGAAAGGGAATAACAGAAATTAAACGCGATTCTAGAAAaccatttaatttttatttaccaagACCTAACTTAATAATTACAGTcttatttgttttcattttttttttttgtttcctcaCATAATATACAAAGTCTTGATGAACAGCCAGAATAAGCTTAAAATGTAACTAGTTTCGGGTAATATTATACTTTAGGTGATTGAACAATAAATAGGAAATATAAAACACATTGACTAAtgaacaagaataaaaaattaaatgaaagaaCGCAATCAATGTGTCTCGTTAAGTTATTAAAAATCGAACATCGTAAATCAAGAAGAATgcaatggaaagaaaaaatgaaaaatcaacagTATCCCTTAAAATACTAACCAAATATTGGAACTAGGCATATCTCGTTATGCTCTTAACAAGTGCTAAAAATGTGCAAAACCTAGTAGACTCACAAGTGGTGATAGTGACTCAACAGTTCATTTCACCAAAGCCTAGAGCGCGTGTACTTGTTCCATTTCAAGTGCACATATTATAAACTTAATACTTAAATTTTGATCCAAACTAAAATTGGCTGAGTGCATAATATTATGTGGTAATGTTACACCAAAGTCTGTTCTTCTAACGTTTTTTTTCCggcttttttttcactgtttctttcataattaaaaatcacaCATTGACATTATAGTAGAAAATGATAAGAACGGTAAAATGTATCGCAATAATATCGTCAGCAGGTATTTTAAAATGACATGGGAAACATATTTCATTTgagattaaaatatttcttcaagaaGTCGGTTTCTTGGATGGtgtttcaatttccaatttatcaGATTCATCCGCCTTGCGTTTCTTCCGGACAAGGTGCGAGATATCACTGGCAGGCTTTGCTTGATTTGTGGAGGTTGATTCGGCGCTAGAACTGGCACCGTCTCCACTCGGACCGGCGCCATTGAGACAGTCAGCGGCTACTTTACTCTTTATACCTTCGACCATGGCCTTGCACGCTTCTTCCTTGAAGTCTTTCATATCTGCGATCTTTTCTTGAATTTCAGGTAGCAGTTCCTTCAATTCCTTTATTTCACCTTCGACAGTGTAGAACGGATCATCTTTCTTGTGGGAATCCTTACTTTCTTCGAGCTGTTGAATATGCGCTTGCAGGAGCGAAGTAGCTTCGTTGAATTGTTCAATACTAGAGTCAAATTCGTTTGCTAACGAGTAAGCCAATCCAAGCTGGTAATATGTTTCGGCGATGGCCCTTGGATCACAGGGTTCAATCTTTGCTAAGAGGTCTAAGCAGGCTTGTAAGTCGGTCAATGCTCCCTGCTGATTACCACTTTCCATCGCTACTTCTCCAAGTAATCTGTGTGCTTCAGCCAAATGTTTCCAGCCAGGTGGTCCACGTTTTAGTAGAATCAATTTTCCCGACTCCAGCACCTCCCACGCGAGCTGCAGGTTGTTAATATCATCGTCATCTTCATCTTTTGAAACATCTTCACCTTCCTCATCTTCGTTTATAGATGCTTCGCCGTTTTGAGTTACCTTTGAAACTTCTTTGTCACTGGAAGTTGAAGCTGATGGAGTTTCAGAAgatacgattttttctttcgactcTGTGCTATCAGGTTTTTTGTCTGCTACCTTAGCTTTTTCATTATGTTCCACATCTTTTTTTGAATCCTCCGAAGTCGAAGGCACTTTAGTCTCATCTTTATCAGCAGTTTTATCTTTATCGACGCGGGTAGTAGACTCTTCTTTACTCGGAGCGACAGAATTTTTGGTCGCTTCGCTAGTTGTTTTCGTTTGCGTTTCTACTTTTGCTTCTGTTAAGCTATCGCCCTTAGCCTTTGGCGTTGTATCTGTTTTCGTGTTTGCTTCATTGTTGGTCAAGGTCACCTGTATCAAGATGAAAATCCAATTTAGTATTTCGCAAAgcaagcaataaaaaaatttgtatttattgGTGTTTCACTGTCAAACCTCCGACAGTTCAACCAGAGGATACAAATCTTACCTTTTCCGCATGTGTAGCAGCGCCATTAGATTTCTTGACTCCGTTTTCCTCATCATCAGTCTCATTatcatcttctttttcctcgtttACGTTATTGTCATCTTCATCGACTTCGTCCTCAGCTTCCACTTCATCGGAACCAGGAACTGCACCACCTAACACCTCGGTTTCTTCTCTGGCTAAAGCCAGAAGAGCTCTTCCATAGAGAAGGTATGGTTCCGCGAGTTCGTCGGCAGTTTCTCCATACTTCTGTGCCAGTAGTTCGCATGCCTGGGCAAGGGCTGTAACTGCCATTCCATAATCGCGAACTAGGAGGTGACGTTTACCCTGAGATATTGCTGTTACGGGATCAGTGAAGAGTGCGTTTTCTGCTACGTCAGCCATCTGAAAGTAAAACAAGTATAAGTAACAGTTCAGAATCGTTGGTGTTGGAAACTTGATTACGAAACTAATTCTAATTGCTAAAACTGTAAGctccaaatttcaatttccttaACATTTATCGAACAGATCAATGTACCGCGGTTTCGGACATAATTATAAGTTGAGGGGTTGGAATAGAGAGAAGACACATTTGTCTCaggatttgaaaatgattagCTAACCGAATTATCTGTAGACGCATGCTGAGAAGTTCATTagtcgaaaaatatacgataTTTCCATCATATTTCCATAGTCATAATGTCAGCTCAGTTGCAAAACGATCCGTAAACGCCAAATTCACGAAATTTCGCTTTCAGGTACGCAGGAGGCTACAATTCTATACTTAGCTAAAAACCAAGATCAATGATGCGAACAAAGTACTTAACAAGACTGGAGAAATGTATTTCATCAAATACAAGTCTTTTTACATTCTTTTGTCAATCATTTACAAGATCAGAGTCATCATGATAACTTTTGTCTCTTTTCTATCAGGTTCGATTATTTCGACCAGTGATCTACAGTCTACGAAAATATTGTTGTCGCTCTAAACGGATTTGAAAGCCAATGACAGAGCATATTGGAGTAACGAGTGTTTCGTCTGTCTTGAATTACTTATAACTAGACTCTCATCAAACATATCCCTGAATACCGCGTGAACGAACTAATTCGTCGACCATTCGTCTAGTCTCGTGCGTCAGACTACACAACAAACACACGTGATAACAACACGAACTTCAAATGACAACGTTACTTGACAATGCTGGACACTGACCTGATTTCCCGTAGAGGAATCAACCGTAATATGGTCCAAGCGATAGTGCCAATCGAGGCAGACCATTAATGGTACGGACCACGGGATGAGCACGAAGGATCATCGAATCGTCTCATGGTCTACGACTTTTCTAATAACATACCCAGACGAGGGAACGATTAAACGCGCGGTGTCCGTAGCATCCGGAGGTCTACATCCTGGGGGCGCGACGCCCGGCGTCTaagttcgatttttcaaacccacccccctcccccaacCGACGCTTGCCGACGCGCCGTCGCTACCTTCGACCAAAACCCAAAGCGAGTCAGTCGGTGGGTTGTTCCAAACCGAGGTTCGTAACGACTGGACGAGTTCAGTGGGCGGTTGGGGTCGGACAGGGATGGAGCCGTCTCGTGTTCCCGGAGGACCTGCACCCCGTCTGGGTTTCCTTCTGGCCACGCTGGCCCTGACGATGGCAGGTAAAGAACAAAGCTAGGGAATGAGCGAGAGGGAGTAGTTATTTTCCCCGATTCATTATTCAATCCCACGAAATGTTGCGTGAAAGATAATCGTCGACAATTGTTAAGAGGCGAGGTTTTATAATACAGGTACTTTAAGCATGGGGGATGATTTTTCATCTCGAGTAACTCGTAGCCTCGTAGCGGGTTACGGGGTAGCGTTAACTGCGACAAATTATTCACATCCACTTCGCGGTCGCGGGGTAtagtacagaaatttttaatgcttTTAGTCGGTGTTCTTATTTTCAACTGTCaggagatgaaaaatactTTACATCCtacactcactcactcactctaTTTCCTCGCTCGGATTACGAGTAGTTACTTGTTCGTAAACTTTATACCAAGACGTAGAGTGGTATACACCATCCATGTTAGTCAATCAATCACTCTTACGTTTCGAATAGCAAAGAGCGATCTTTTCGTTATCGTATACGTTTAACAACTTGTCACGGTGATAATGCTATCATCAATTTTCCTCTCAACAAACATATTTTACCCATCGTCGGGTGCGAA
This is a stretch of genomic DNA from Neodiprion fabricii isolate iyNeoFabr1 chromosome 2, iyNeoFabr1.1, whole genome shotgun sequence. It encodes these proteins:
- the LOC124175307 gene encoding histone-binding protein N1/N2 isoform X2 is translated as MADVAENALFTDPVTAISQGKRHLLVRDYGMAVTALAQACELLAQKYGETADELAEPYLLYGRALLALAREETEVLGGAVPGSDEVEAEDEVDEDDNNVNEEKEDDNETDDEENGVKKSNGAATHAEKVTLTNNEANTKTDTTPKAKGDSLTEAKVETQTKTTSEATKNSVAPSKEESTTRVDKDKTADKDETKVPSTSEDSKKDVEHNEKAKVADKKPDSTESKEKIVSSETPSASTSSDKEVSKVTQNGEASINEDEEGEDVSKDEDDDDINNLQLAWEVLESGKLILLKRGPPGWKHLAEAHRLLGEVAMESGNQQGALTDLQACLDLLAKIEPCDPRAIAETYYQLGLAYSLANEFDSSIEQFNEATSLLQAHIQQLEESKDSHKKDDPFYTVEGEIKELKELLPEIQEKIADMKDFKEEACKAMVEGIKSKVAADCLNGAGPSGDGASSSAESTSTNQAKPASDISHLVRKKRKADESDKLEIETPSKKPTS
- the LOC124175307 gene encoding histone-binding protein N1/N2 isoform X1 gives rise to the protein MVCLDWHYRLDHITVDSSTGNQMADVAENALFTDPVTAISQGKRHLLVRDYGMAVTALAQACELLAQKYGETADELAEPYLLYGRALLALAREETEVLGGAVPGSDEVEAEDEVDEDDNNVNEEKEDDNETDDEENGVKKSNGAATHAEKVTLTNNEANTKTDTTPKAKGDSLTEAKVETQTKTTSEATKNSVAPSKEESTTRVDKDKTADKDETKVPSTSEDSKKDVEHNEKAKVADKKPDSTESKEKIVSSETPSASTSSDKEVSKVTQNGEASINEDEEGEDVSKDEDDDDINNLQLAWEVLESGKLILLKRGPPGWKHLAEAHRLLGEVAMESGNQQGALTDLQACLDLLAKIEPCDPRAIAETYYQLGLAYSLANEFDSSIEQFNEATSLLQAHIQQLEESKDSHKKDDPFYTVEGEIKELKELLPEIQEKIADMKDFKEEACKAMVEGIKSKVAADCLNGAGPSGDGASSSAESTSTNQAKPASDISHLVRKKRKADESDKLEIETPSKKPTS